CGATCAGCATCCGCCAAGAAGACATTCATATGAACGGGCATGCGATCGAATGCCGAATCAATGCCGAAGATGCGCAGCACAATTTCCGGCCAGCCCCCGGACGGATCACGGGTTGGTTACCCCCTGGAGGCCCTGGGGTACGCGTCGATAGTCACGTGTACACGGGCTACGACATCCCGCCCTTCTATGACTCCCTGATCGGCAAGCTGATCATCTGGGCTCCCAATCGCCCAGCCGCACTCGAACGCATGAAACGAGCGCTCAACGAGTGCGCCATCACAGGGATCCCAACAACGGTGGACTTCCATCTGCGCATGCTCGACCGCCCTGAATTCCAAGCGGGCGACGTGCACACCAAATTCGTTGAAGAGGAGATGCTCTAGATCAGCGCAACAAGGATGCCCAGTGCTCTCCAAAAGCTCTTAGGCAATGGACTGGGCGCGGAGCAGCACCAGGGAGAGCAAACCCTGCTGACCCACCAACAGCTCCCGAAGCAAACTGAGCAGCCCAACCCAGATCACAGGAGTGACATCCACGCCCCCGATCGGAGCGATAACTCGGCGGGTCAACCCCAAAATCGACTCAGTGGGCCAGGCCACAAGGGGCCAAAAGCCTTTGGACAGATCCACTTGCGGGTACCAAGTGAGCACGATGCGCGCGAGGAATGCGAGGGTCCATGCAGCCAACAGCAAACCAAGTGCCAAGTTGAGAGGCGGAAGGATGGCGACAAGCGTTGGCGTCACAAAGCCCTAAGCAATGGTGCCGTCATCGTAGAAACTTGACCTTGATCCCTAAAATCGCAGCGAATCAGGCCTCGCTGAACGCATTCGGTCCTAACCCCTATGACGCCTTCCCTCTCCAATTTTCTGACCAGCCTCGTTGCTGGTGTCGCGATCGTTGTGATCCCTGCATCTATTGGACTCTTTTTTCTCAGCCAAACCGACCAGGTTGATCGCAAACTTTGAAGACCCTTTCACGCTCCGTAGACTGAGCTCACTCGACCCGAGCTTCGGTTCCACGCAGGTCGTTATCAGAGAGCTTCACTGTGGTTAATGCCAGTCTGAATTGGGCCAGCATTGTTGGCATTGTGCTGGCTGTAGGTGGGGCACTGCTCTACTTCATGCGCAGTTTCAAGCCTGCTCTCGCCCGTGATTACGACGTATTTTTCGCGGCAATCGGCTTGCTCTGCGGAGGAATTCTTTTCTTCCAGGGCTGGCGGCTCGATCCAATTCTCCAGTTTGGGCAGTTCTTGTTGGCAGGAACCACCGTGTTTTTTGCCTATGAAAGCGTTCGCCTTCGGGGGATTTCAGCGGAACAGGCAAGACGCTCCGCCTATTTCGATGACGAGCCTGAAGCCAACAGCCCCGCTGGAGGTCTGCGCGGTGGCTACGACGATCCCTACGACCGCTTCGACGAGCCCCAGCCGATTCGTCGGCGATTTGGAGGCCAAGGCCTGGATGAAGACGAGAGGCCTGAACAAGATTTTTATCGCCCGCGTCGCACCTCGCGAGCTGCAATCCCTGAACAGGCAGCGAGTCGGAGCCGTCAGCGTTCCGATCCCGCCTCCGATTGGTCAGACAGCAGCGAACGAGATCGACGCATGGCTCGGTTCGGTCGCAGTGAGGACTCTGCACCGAGTGGCCCAAGCTTTGGAGAGCGCCGCAGCCAACGCCAGGATCAGCGCAGAGGGTCCAGGCCTACCGCAGTTGCGTCATCAAGGCCTGCCCCCTCATCCCGCCCCTCTGATGGGGCGGCTGGCTTAAACCAGCGCGCTCCAGGGTCAGCTCGGAGCGGTAGCGGCCTAGATGGGACACCTGGCATTCCTCAAGGCAGCCCACTGCGACGCGAGCCCGAAGATGCCGCTTACTCCCCAAGCACGCGTCAAAACGCCTCCACTCCTCCCGTGAGCAGACGCAATTCCCCTCCTGAAGACAGACCTGCAACGGCTAGGGACACCAATCGCACCCCTCCCCGCAGTTCCCGCCCAAGGGACAACAGTTCTCGCTTTGACGACTGATCAGGCTGAGCATTCACTCCGGTATGACCCGACGCCTCCTATTTGTGCTTCTTGCACTTGGACTCGTCGCTTGTGAAGGTCGCTCGACCCGAGCACCATCTGGCCTGCTTTCACCACAACAACAAGACCCTGCTCTCAGCGGTAATGGTCGATTGTTAGCCGTGATCGAAGACCAAAACGGACGACCGACCGTCCAATTGCGCTACATACAAGGAGGGGGCTCATTGCGTTTGCGCCATCTCTCACGTCATCAGCCCCACAGCTCACCGTCCTTGAGCTGGAACGGCCGTTATTTGGCCGTGATTACCCAACGCGGCAACCACAGGCTGGTCTTGATTGAAGACCGCCTGAGCGGCAAAGCCCACCCCTTGCCCTTGCCCTCCGGTCGAGATCCTGTTCGAGTCAGCCTGGCTCCGGATGCACGCAAACTCGCCATTCAAACTGCAGATCAAGGACGTTGGCGCGTCGAAGTGATTGACCTGAGCGGATTGCTGGAACCCGACGGCCCGGGAGGCCAGCGACGCACCACACCCAGCGAAGCCGACCGATGAGACAGCGATTCATCACATCGGCCCTACTGCTTTGTTTCGTCGTTTTTGGTTGCAGTCAAAATGGCATCCGTCCCATGTCCCGGGTCGGGGCATCGCTACGTCGCAGCGCCGAGAGCAGGCGCCTTCCATCGATGGGGCAACGTTGGCTGGCGAGCCTCGCCAATCGCAACGGAAGAGAGCGCGTGGAGCTGATTGACCTGAGCAACGACACACCCGTTCCCCTGAATGGGATTGATCAGGCCGACTCCCAGACCATCAGCCTCAGCGTCAGTGGGGATGGTCAGAGGATCGCCCTGATCCGGCAACGCGAAGAACGTACCGAGTTAATGCTCTATCGACGCAATGTCAGCGCTTTGCAACGACTCCCCATCAATCCGCCTGGTGTACCCCGTTCCGTCAGCCTGGATGGAAATGGTCGACTGCTCGCCGTTCAAGTGAGCCGCAGAGGCCGCTGGGATGTGGACTTAATTCGCCTCCCTTAGGCAGGGAATCAGCTAGTCAGGGAATCAGCCCTGCCCAATGCAAAAAGGTATCCCGACTGAGGGCTTCAGTGAGCAAGACAGCTAAAAATCCGATCATGGCGAAACGTCCATTGATCCGCTCCGCATAGGCGCTCCAACCAAAGGCAGGCAGATCTTTGGTGGTGGCACTGGTGGTGACACTGGCCTTTCGAGCGGTCGACACCTTGGAGGGCTCCTCCGGAGTGGGATCAATTGGTTGATCAGATTTTTTCATGGTTGATAGCTACTGGCAGGGATCAGGCTCCAATCGCCATCCCCTCGCAGTTCAAGCACGTTGTCATGGAAGTGCTTGAGGGAAGGACGATGGCCAACACTAATAAACGAGAGATCTCGATCTACAAGCAACTCATAAAGCTGCTTTTCCGTCTTCACATCAAGAGCACTGGTCGCCTCATCCAGGACCACAAAACTTGGCGAGTTCAACAACAACCGTCCAAACGCCAGGCGTTGCTGTTCTCCCAGGGACAGAATTCGAGGCCAATCCTGCTTGATAT
The window above is part of the Synechococcus sp. WH 8020 genome. Proteins encoded here:
- a CDS encoding YggT family protein produces the protein MTPTLVAILPPLNLALGLLLAAWTLAFLARIVLTWYPQVDLSKGFWPLVAWPTESILGLTRRVIAPIGGVDVTPVIWVGLLSLLRELLVGQQGLLSLVLLRAQSIA
- a CDS encoding TolB family protein; amino-acid sequence: MTRRLLFVLLALGLVACEGRSTRAPSGLLSPQQQDPALSGNGRLLAVIEDQNGRPTVQLRYIQGGGSLRLRHLSRHQPHSSPSLSWNGRYLAVITQRGNHRLVLIEDRLSGKAHPLPLPSGRDPVRVSLAPDARKLAIQTADQGRWRVEVIDLSGLLEPDGPGGQRRTTPSEADR
- a CDS encoding Ycf66 family protein; translated protein: MVNASLNWASIVGIVLAVGGALLYFMRSFKPALARDYDVFFAAIGLLCGGILFFQGWRLDPILQFGQFLLAGTTVFFAYESVRLRGISAEQARRSAYFDDEPEANSPAGGLRGGYDDPYDRFDEPQPIRRRFGGQGLDEDERPEQDFYRPRRTSRAAIPEQAASRSRQRSDPASDWSDSSERDRRMARFGRSEDSAPSGPSFGERRSQRQDQRRGSRPTAVASSRPAPSSRPSDGAAGLNQRAPGSARSGSGLDGTPGIPQGSPLRREPEDAAYSPSTRQNASTPPVSRRNSPPEDRPATARDTNRTPPRSSRPRDNSSRFDD
- a CDS encoding chlorophyll a/b-binding protein yields the protein MKKSDQPIDPTPEEPSKVSTARKASVTTSATTKDLPAFGWSAYAERINGRFAMIGFLAVLLTEALSRDTFLHWAGLIP
- the psbX gene encoding photosystem II reaction center X protein, yielding MTPSLSNFLTSLVAGVAIVVIPASIGLFFLSQTDQVDRKL